The stretch of DNA ttctttgaatgaaaTGTTGTTCTGATCAATTTGGGAAGTTTTAATGTAACAAGAACGACATAAACTCCCTTTTTGCTTGGACATTCCTCGGAGAAAAACTATCTTCAGGTGTTTCAggtgagaaattaatttatctttgaAGATTCTCGCgctaatttccttttattatcGCGTGGGAAGTTAGTTTTTGTATAGAATTTTTACAGAATCATAAAACCTCAATAttacagaatttttattgttggaATTCTATGAGACATGTCGTATGATTATCCAACAAAGTGATTGAGACAAAAAATCTCTTGACAGCTGACTCGTCAAAGagtttgtttttccatgtaatATTTTTCCGTGTTTTTATCATCTGCAATTTCGtgtttttcctttctttctaaGACAGGAATTTAACCAAGATCCTTCCTCAAGATGTCTTCTTCCGAATGGGATGGTTAGTTGAAATCTTCctcttttatttcaattgaaaaatcaaaaggaaaaatcatgaCGAAAGCTTGCCAacaatgttaaaaattttattttttttctgcgttCTAGATTTGAGAAAGCTGGCCAGACGACTAGAGAATGATATTGACCTAAAATTAGTGGCTTTTAGCAAGGTGGGTTCTGGTGGGAGTACCTCTTCGAGTCCCGATTCAGCTCCGCTCCTCGGTGAACATATCTTTGACAATCTTTCCCTGGAAATAGAGCAGATGCTTGAGAAAGTGAGTTTTCCTTTCATCATCTAAGTTTCTGGATGGCTTCCTTGGGTTACAGAAGATGTTTATGTGTCTTTCAGCTTTCCAATATTAATGATAAAATGGCAGAATTACCCGGAAGTAGCACCTCCATGATGATTCATACACTTCAGAGGCATCGGGAGATCTTGAATGTAAGATTTGGGATTGCTTGGTGGGATTTGGGACGTTGTGGAAGTTAATTGTGTCATCTGCGGTGTTTCATTGCAGGGCTACCGGCAGGAATTCAGCAAAATCCGGGCGAATCATACAACACGAATTGAACGAGAGGAACTTCTGCGTGGTTCTGGGATTGGCAATTCATCCTCCATTGCTGGTGGGGGACTCAGTAGGCGGGATATGTATCTCAAAGAGAGCTCCCACCTTAATTCCTCCCACAGCCTCATCAATGATCAAATAAGCATTGCAATGGAGACAAAGGAGCACCTCACGTCCCAGCGGCAGTATTTGAAGCGCCTCCAGACGCGCTTCAATGACATTTCCAATCGTTTTCCCCTTATATCGAGGTAATTTGTAATCTCTTCTTTCAGTTTTAATGggtttaatttgcaattttatcaaaCTAATTgataatttcattgatttttcagcTTAATTCAGCGCATCAATGTGAAGAAACGACGAGATTCTCTAATTCTCGGAGGAGTTATCGCCGTATGCACGTTCCTCCTTATTCTCTATGCATTTCATTAGTGTCCCAGCACCCATATGGATAGAGGATCATGTTTATTTTTGcgtaaaatatctttttatctatttcatttatttttggaataaaaatcagttgcaattatattttgaatggttgagtttatttttattggacAGTGCTGCAGCCTAGTGGTGGGGAATATCAGTAGGCGCAATGAGAAAAGTTGGCGGcgcaaaaaacaaaattaactgaagattttttatcagGGAAGAGATTTTCTGGGCAGAATGGCAGGAAGTGGGGCATTTCCGGTGCACGGAGTTGACTTTTTGCTCTCCCAATCAGCTGTGGAGAAGGTGATAGAGAATGGGGTGATGAAGGATGAGGAGAAAGTTAGCCCGGTGAGTTATACGGTGAAGATTGTCCAGCAGAAGAATGGAATTGAGACACAAGTCTTCGTCTGTGGGGTCTGCATGAAGGAATTCCGGTACCAGTACGTCCTATTCCGGCACTTTACTACCCACACCGATGCCAAGGTGTACAAATGTGATGTCTGCAGCAAGACCTTCCGGCAAACGTCGACACTGCAGCAGCATAAAGCCATCCATAATCAGGAACGTCCTTTTTCGTGTGATGTCTGCTGCAAGAGTTTCAATCGTATGTCCACGCTGATCTCGCACAAGAAGACCCATTCAGCGGAGAAGCCCTACAAGTGCCCCGTGTGCCAGCATGGTTTCCACCAGAAGGGCAACCTCAGGAACCACGTTTACATCCACACGAATGAGCGTCCCTATCGCTGCCCCTACTGCCCCAGAGGATTCAATCAGTTGTCCAATCTCACGTGTCACAAGATGAAGACACATTCCCAGGAGGAGGGAATTGCATTTCACTGCAAATTGTGCAATTTACGCTTCGCAAAGAAGAGCCAATTCAAGGAGCACAACATTCAAGTCCACAAAGGAGCTTCTGAATCTTCAGAGAAGAAGTAAGTCTCCCAAAGTCCTGAGATCTTCTCCTCCTATAAGAcgaatctttaatttttttttctttgcagaccaaagaaaattattccacTCGTTTCCGCCTCAACAACAATCCCcaagaatttctcttttgaaaAGTCCATTGTGATCCCCTACGTGGATACGGATGCCATGAGGAAGGTCAAGATGAAGAATGAGATTCCTTTTGGGCTTCTCAATTCCAAAAACAACATTTCCATCCTTATGCGAATATACGATCTTGGCCAGAAGAGCATTATCCGTGAGGCAACACCGGAAGACATTGTGTCCATGTCGA from Lutzomyia longipalpis isolate SR_M1_2022 chromosome 1, ASM2433408v1 encodes:
- the LOC129795992 gene encoding Golgi SNAP receptor complex member 1, encoding MSSSEWDDLRKLARRLENDIDLKLVAFSKVGSGGSTSSSPDSAPLLGEHIFDNLSLEIEQMLEKLSNINDKMAELPGSSTSMMIHTLQRHREILNGYRQEFSKIRANHTTRIEREELLRGSGIGNSSSIAGGGLSRRDMYLKESSHLNSSHSLINDQISIAMETKEHLTSQRQYLKRLQTRFNDISNRFPLISSLIQRINVKKRRDSLILGGVIAVCTFLLILYAFH
- the LOC129795965 gene encoding zinc finger protein 107-like; the encoded protein is MAGSGAFPVHGVDFLLSQSAVEKVIENGVMKDEEKVSPVSYTVKIVQQKNGIETQVFVCGVCMKEFRYQYVLFRHFTTHTDAKVYKCDVCSKTFRQTSTLQQHKAIHNQERPFSCDVCCKSFNRMSTLISHKKTHSAEKPYKCPVCQHGFHQKGNLRNHVYIHTNERPYRCPYCPRGFNQLSNLTCHKMKTHSQEEGIAFHCKLCNLRFAKKSQFKEHNIQVHKGASESSEKKPKKIIPLVSASTTIPKNFSFEKSIVIPYVDTDAMRKVKMKNEIPFGLLNSKNNISILMRIYDLGQKSIIREATPEDIVSMSKIPIVAIIDEKDGRYTVTMPPRDFQDNMNISDGKIFFVKQEKIEEDPPTAACASKNVFFGTTDSPQNSGDATGSHFVDGTLGDNSFSSLIEAMKIDGLSPDVPNIVKFFAQSPEEAKQQQTIKWEKIEHANNDEILGP